The Amycolatopsis viridis genome window below encodes:
- a CDS encoding BTAD domain-containing putative transcriptional regulator: protein MRVALLGPVRAQSDDGTPIDIGGARLRMLLARLALDPGRAVGTAALIDGLWGADPPADAGNALQSLVSRLRRALGGAGTVHSSSGGYLLDAEVDAHRFEELAGRGRRDLAAGRPAEAAAVLAEALALWRGEALADVRDAPFAQAPVTRLDELRIAALEDRFQAELALGRHAEVLADLEAAADAHPMRERLAALRMRALAASGRQADALAVFDRIRATLAEELGVDPSAELSETHLKVLRGEVTPPRAESTLPVRLTSFVGRERELDRVAWTLSSARLVTLVGPGGAGKTRLATEAAERDAAHGPGRVWFVALAGVRDAGDVPAAILGALGPLDFRVTSAPRVPVDAMAQIVARLDGGDALLVLDNCEHVVEAVAEVAFQLLARVPGLRILATSREPLAITGEALCQVGPLEVAEAVRLFTDRAVAVRPDFTLTGATGSTGSTGSTGSTGSTGSTSEAVAEICERLDGLPLALELAAARLRSMTAEQIARHLDDRFRLLNTGSRTAMPRQRTLRAVVEWSWDLLEKPERLLARRLSVFAGGATVASAEAVCADELLPAEDVLYVLGSLVEKSIVDAVATGGEPRYRMLETLRAYGAERLDVAGERSAATRRFAGYFLALAEENEPKLRAHEQVRALETFGAEYDNIMSALRRALDERDAETAARLILATQWYWVIRGFNAEPAPLLAEVLRLPGLPADARACITIMHALMTSMPAIRRDDLPELVEECVRSGAVQRYPMLALALPMSCFLGGHRELAERELARAQRSGDPWTIACASWVEGFLADQQGDRERGARARDRGLAGFRECGDRWGTAMTVAMQAEAHSLRGDHAAAIAGFEEGLRIVRELSSADDTVQQLTRLAEERARAGDVEAAWRDLAEAERLAGDKVDRQAMIAFRKLEVARRCGKLDVARAAHAWLAANVHRVPFPGEMAAELLGVSEASLLATEGRTAEAWRLLPAPLRSSSRRWDLPDVARAATVVARLCHADRDFECAAWVLGLTAAIRGAFDDGDPELRAVVAELRAELGGTGYESAYRRGAELPSDRAVEAVEDAVADRLR from the coding sequence GTGCGGGTGGCACTGCTCGGCCCGGTGCGGGCCCAGTCGGACGACGGCACGCCGATCGACATCGGCGGTGCCCGGCTGCGCATGCTCCTCGCCCGGCTGGCGCTGGATCCCGGCCGCGCGGTCGGTACCGCCGCGCTCATCGACGGCCTGTGGGGCGCCGACCCGCCCGCGGACGCCGGCAACGCCCTGCAGTCCCTGGTCTCGCGGCTGCGCCGGGCGCTGGGCGGCGCGGGCACGGTCCACTCCTCGTCCGGCGGCTACCTGCTGGACGCCGAGGTCGACGCCCACCGTTTCGAGGAGCTCGCCGGGCGCGGGCGCCGTGACCTGGCGGCCGGCCGGCCCGCCGAGGCTGCCGCGGTTCTCGCCGAAGCCCTGGCGTTGTGGCGCGGGGAAGCGCTGGCCGACGTGCGCGACGCCCCGTTCGCGCAGGCGCCGGTCACCCGGCTGGACGAGCTGCGCATCGCGGCCCTGGAGGACCGGTTCCAGGCCGAGCTGGCCCTCGGCCGCCACGCCGAGGTGCTCGCCGACCTGGAGGCGGCCGCGGACGCGCATCCGATGCGGGAACGGCTCGCCGCGCTGCGCATGCGGGCGCTGGCCGCGAGCGGGCGCCAGGCCGACGCGCTGGCCGTCTTCGACCGGATCCGCGCCACGCTCGCCGAGGAGCTGGGCGTCGACCCGTCCGCCGAGCTCAGCGAGACGCACCTGAAGGTCCTGCGCGGCGAGGTGACACCACCACGCGCCGAGTCCACCCTGCCGGTCCGGTTGACCAGCTTCGTCGGCCGCGAGCGCGAGCTCGACCGGGTGGCGTGGACGTTGTCGTCGGCGCGGCTCGTCACCCTCGTCGGCCCCGGCGGCGCGGGCAAGACCCGCCTGGCGACCGAAGCGGCGGAGCGCGATGCGGCGCACGGCCCCGGGCGGGTGTGGTTCGTCGCGCTCGCGGGTGTGCGGGACGCCGGGGACGTGCCGGCCGCGATCCTCGGTGCGCTGGGGCCGCTGGACTTCCGGGTGACCAGCGCGCCGCGCGTGCCGGTGGACGCGATGGCCCAGATCGTGGCGCGGCTGGACGGCGGTGACGCGTTGCTGGTGCTGGACAACTGCGAGCACGTCGTGGAGGCGGTGGCGGAGGTGGCGTTCCAGCTGCTCGCCCGCGTGCCCGGGTTGCGCATCCTCGCCACCAGCCGGGAACCGCTCGCGATCACCGGCGAGGCGTTGTGCCAGGTCGGCCCGCTGGAGGTCGCCGAGGCGGTGCGGTTGTTCACCGATCGGGCCGTCGCGGTGCGACCGGACTTCACCCTGACGGGGGCCACAGGGTCCACGGGGTCCACAGGGTCCACTGGGTCCACTGGGTCCACTGGGTCCACATCGGAGGCCGTCGCGGAGATCTGCGAGCGCCTGGACGGATTGCCGCTCGCGCTGGAGCTGGCCGCCGCGCGGCTGCGGTCGATGACCGCGGAGCAGATCGCGCGCCACCTGGACGACCGCTTCCGGCTGCTGAACACCGGCAGCCGCACGGCGATGCCGCGTCAGCGGACGCTGCGGGCGGTGGTCGAATGGAGCTGGGACCTGCTGGAGAAGCCGGAACGGCTCCTGGCCCGGCGGTTGTCGGTGTTCGCCGGTGGCGCCACGGTCGCCTCGGCCGAGGCCGTGTGCGCCGACGAGCTGCTGCCGGCCGAGGACGTGCTGTACGTGCTCGGATCACTGGTCGAGAAGTCCATCGTGGACGCCGTCGCGACGGGTGGTGAGCCGCGGTACCGGATGCTGGAGACCCTGCGCGCGTACGGCGCCGAGCGGCTCGACGTGGCCGGGGAACGGTCGGCGGCGACGCGGCGCTTCGCCGGGTACTTCCTCGCGCTGGCGGAGGAGAACGAGCCGAAACTCCGCGCGCACGAGCAGGTCCGCGCCCTCGAAACGTTCGGCGCCGAGTACGACAACATCATGTCCGCGCTGCGCCGCGCCCTAGACGAACGGGACGCGGAGACCGCGGCGCGGCTGATCCTCGCCACCCAGTGGTACTGGGTGATCCGCGGTTTCAACGCCGAGCCGGCACCCCTGCTGGCGGAGGTGCTGCGGCTGCCGGGCCTGCCCGCGGACGCGCGCGCCTGCATCACGATCATGCACGCGCTGATGACGAGCATGCCCGCCATCCGGCGCGACGACCTGCCCGAGCTGGTCGAGGAGTGCGTGCGCAGCGGTGCGGTGCAGCGGTACCCGATGCTGGCGCTGGCCCTGCCGATGAGCTGTTTCCTCGGCGGCCACCGCGAGCTGGCCGAACGCGAACTGGCCAGGGCGCAGCGCAGCGGTGACCCGTGGACGATCGCGTGCGCGAGCTGGGTCGAGGGGTTCCTGGCGGACCAGCAGGGCGATCGCGAGCGAGGTGCCCGCGCCCGCGACCGGGGACTGGCCGGGTTCCGCGAATGCGGTGACCGGTGGGGAACCGCGATGACCGTGGCGATGCAGGCGGAGGCGCATTCGCTGCGCGGTGACCACGCAGCGGCGATCGCCGGGTTCGAAGAAGGGCTGCGGATCGTCCGCGAGCTGTCCTCGGCCGACGACACCGTGCAGCAGCTGACCCGGCTCGCGGAGGAGCGGGCGCGGGCCGGGGACGTCGAGGCGGCGTGGCGGGATCTCGCCGAGGCCGAGCGGCTGGCGGGTGACAAGGTGGACCGGCAGGCGATGATCGCCTTCCGGAAGCTCGAGGTGGCCCGCCGCTGCGGGAAGCTCGACGTGGCGCGCGCGGCCCACGCCTGGCTGGCGGCCAACGTGCACCGGGTCCCGTTCCCGGGGGAGATGGCGGCGGAACTGCTCGGCGTCTCCGAGGCGTCGCTGTTGGCGACCGAGGGCCGCACCGCCGAGGCGTGGCGGTTGCTGCCGGCGCCGTTGCGCTCGTCGAGCCGGCGCTGGGACCTGCCGGACGTGGCGCGGGCAGCCACCGTCGTCGCCCGGCTGTGCCACGCCGACCGCGATTTCGAGTGTGCCGCCTGGGTGCTCGGGTTGACCGCGGCGATCCGCGGCGCGTTCGACGACGGGGACCCGGAGCTGCGCGCGGTGGTGGCCGAGCTTCGCGCGGAGCTCGGCGGGACCGGCTACGAGTCGGCCTACCGGCGCGGCGCGGAGCTCCCCAGCGACCGCGCGGTCGAGGCGGTCGAGGACGCGGTGGCCGACCGGCTGCGCTGA
- a CDS encoding endonuclease/exonuclease/phosphatase family protein, with amino-acid sequence MVFFAVLAALFAVFAVMRLAGVDGGRLTASLIALTPYWVVCGLVLAVVTLALRHWWIGGIVLVLALVVGGVVVPRAAASAQPPAHGRALRVMSSNMYYGEADPATIVRLVRENQVDVLNLLELTPSAVGALRAAGLSDLLPYQVLRPAARASGTGVLSRYPLTELSLPGPSVFAQPSARLDLGGGSSVEVVAVHPTAPVADAGAWKSEIAGLPHPDPHCPVRVLAGDFNATLDHATLRNLIATGYADAGDATGEGFTATWPSKLLPPPVAIDHVLVDARAAVTSYRVFPVPGSDHRAVVASITLP; translated from the coding sequence GTGGTGTTCTTCGCCGTGCTGGCCGCGCTGTTCGCGGTCTTCGCGGTGATGCGCCTGGCCGGTGTCGACGGCGGGCGGCTCACCGCGTCGCTGATCGCGCTCACGCCGTACTGGGTCGTGTGCGGCCTGGTCCTCGCGGTTGTCACCCTCGCGCTCCGGCACTGGTGGATCGGCGGGATCGTGCTGGTGCTCGCGCTCGTGGTGGGCGGCGTGGTGGTGCCCCGGGCGGCCGCCTCGGCCCAGCCGCCGGCGCACGGGCGGGCACTACGTGTGATGTCGTCGAACATGTACTACGGCGAGGCCGACCCGGCCACGATCGTGCGGCTGGTGCGGGAGAACCAGGTCGACGTGCTCAACCTGCTGGAACTGACGCCGTCGGCGGTGGGCGCCCTGCGGGCCGCCGGGCTGTCCGACCTGCTGCCGTACCAGGTGCTGCGGCCGGCCGCGCGCGCCTCGGGAACGGGCGTGCTGTCGCGGTACCCGCTCACCGAGTTGTCCCTGCCCGGGCCGTCGGTCTTCGCGCAGCCCAGTGCGCGGCTGGACCTCGGTGGCGGGTCGTCGGTGGAGGTCGTCGCGGTGCACCCGACGGCGCCGGTGGCGGACGCGGGGGCGTGGAAGTCGGAGATCGCGGGTCTGCCGCATCCCGACCCGCACTGCCCGGTGCGCGTGCTGGCCGGCGACTTCAACGCCACGCTCGACCACGCCACGTTGCGGAACCTGATCGCGACCGGCTACGCGGACGCCGGCGACGCGACGGGGGAGGGCTTCACGGCGACCTGGCCGTCGAAGCTGCTGCCGCCCCCGGTCGCGATCGATCACGTCCTGGTCGACGCCCGCGCCGCGGTGACGTCCTACCGCGTGTTCCCGGTGCCGGGCTCCGACCACCGGGCCGTGGTCGCTTCGATCACGCTCCCGTGA
- a CDS encoding ABC transporter permease, giving the protein MTTAVADPPRRISPGTALQDGFTLAWRGVLKIRKNPEQLLDVTLQPILFLLMFGYLFGGAIAGSTSAYLQALVPGLMVQNTVFASMATGTSLNTDVAKGVFDRFRSMPIARSAPLVGAVLSDVVRYAVALAVLLVTGTIMGYRLHAGPGALLVAVALMLLAGLCFCWIAVFAGMLLRSPGAVQGVMVAVMMPITFGSNVFVPSGTMPGWLRAWSEVSPVSLLTETMRGLLGGGPVAGPLLGALAWLAGIVAVFFPLAMRAYRNRAA; this is encoded by the coding sequence GTGACCACCGCCGTTGCCGATCCGCCCCGGCGGATCAGCCCGGGCACCGCCCTGCAGGACGGGTTCACGCTCGCCTGGCGCGGGGTGCTGAAGATCCGCAAGAACCCCGAGCAGCTGCTGGACGTGACCCTCCAGCCGATCCTGTTCCTGCTGATGTTCGGATACCTGTTCGGCGGTGCGATCGCCGGCAGCACGAGCGCCTACCTCCAGGCCCTGGTGCCCGGTCTGATGGTGCAGAACACGGTGTTCGCCAGCATGGCCACCGGCACCTCGCTCAACACCGACGTCGCGAAGGGCGTGTTCGACCGGTTCCGCAGCATGCCGATCGCGCGGTCGGCGCCGCTCGTCGGAGCGGTGCTGTCGGACGTGGTGCGCTACGCGGTGGCGCTCGCGGTGCTGCTGGTCACCGGCACGATCATGGGCTACCGGCTGCACGCCGGTCCAGGAGCGCTGCTGGTCGCCGTCGCGTTGATGCTGCTCGCCGGGTTGTGCTTCTGCTGGATCGCGGTCTTCGCCGGGATGCTCCTGCGCAGCCCGGGAGCCGTGCAGGGCGTGATGGTGGCGGTGATGATGCCGATCACCTTTGGCAGCAACGTGTTCGTCCCGTCCGGCACCATGCCCGGCTGGCTGCGGGCGTGGTCCGAGGTCAGTCCGGTCAGCCTGCTCACCGAGACGATGCGCGGGCTGCTGGGCGGCGGCCCGGTCGCCGGGCCGCTGCTGGGCGCGCTGGCCTGGCTGGCGGGGATCGTGGCGGTGTTCTTCCCGCTCGCGATGCGTGCCTACCGGAACCGGGCGGCCTGA
- a CDS encoding SIR2 family NAD-dependent protein deacylase yields the protein MTGDGLAEAAELLAGASALLVCAGAGMGVDSGLPDFRGDEGFWRAYPPYARLGLSFAELADPRHFAEDPELAWGFYGHRLDLYRRTAPHAGFGLLLRFGSRLPGGAAVFTSNVDGQFQAAGFGLVAEAHGSIHHLQCTIPCGPAIWPAGELSLEIDESTMRARPPLPSCPDCGAAARPNILMFGDFDWLPERTDAQMRALDEWRRANRRAVVVEVGAGRAVPTVRRYAELASAATGALIRINPREAEVRHGRGVSLPSAALPALTALLGG from the coding sequence ATGACCGGTGACGGCCTGGCCGAGGCCGCCGAGCTGCTCGCCGGTGCCTCCGCGCTCCTGGTCTGCGCGGGCGCCGGCATGGGTGTCGACTCGGGGCTGCCGGACTTCCGCGGCGACGAGGGGTTCTGGCGGGCCTACCCGCCCTACGCCCGGCTCGGGCTGAGCTTCGCCGAGCTGGCCGACCCGCGGCACTTCGCCGAGGACCCGGAACTGGCCTGGGGTTTCTACGGTCACCGGCTCGACCTGTACCGGCGCACCGCACCGCACGCCGGGTTCGGGCTGCTGCTGCGGTTCGGATCCCGGCTGCCCGGCGGCGCCGCCGTGTTCACGTCCAATGTGGACGGCCAGTTCCAGGCGGCCGGGTTCGGGCTGGTCGCCGAGGCGCACGGCTCCATCCACCACCTCCAGTGCACGATCCCGTGCGGCCCGGCCATCTGGCCCGCCGGCGAGTTGTCCCTGGAAATCGACGAATCGACCATGCGCGCCCGCCCGCCGCTGCCGTCGTGCCCGGACTGCGGCGCGGCGGCCCGGCCGAACATCCTGATGTTCGGCGACTTCGACTGGCTGCCCGAACGCACCGACGCGCAGATGCGCGCGCTCGACGAGTGGCGCCGCGCGAACCGGCGGGCCGTCGTCGTCGAGGTGGGCGCCGGCCGCGCGGTGCCGACCGTGCGCCGCTACGCCGAGCTGGCCTCCGCCGCGACCGGCGCGCTGATCCGCATCAACCCGCGCGAGGCGGAGGTCCGGCACGGCCGCGGGGTGTCCCTGCCGTCTGCCGCCCTTCCCGCGCTGACAGCCCTGCTCGGTGGCTGA
- a CDS encoding LysR family transcriptional regulator: MDLKHLRYFLAVAAEGTFTAAAQRLGMTQPALSRAIRVLEDEVGTALFTRGRQGAELTAAGHLLAEEGRGIDEHARAAITRVARLGQDGPRLRVTARACDVDTLQRLVDSYNEQHEPAAVAAVADWPVQADELRTGAADVGLLRVPFDARGLDSDPVRVDERVALLPAAHPLAGLDKIDRAELAGEAFPRWRDSSAAETAYWTGTDLVEYEWRPGPWVRNGAEYAGAVRLGQAVGFVPATMLPELPLTGVAVARVTGLSPSELHVVWAATATSRDVARFVRHAQLTGA, encoded by the coding sequence GTGGATCTGAAGCACCTGCGGTACTTCCTCGCCGTCGCGGCGGAGGGCACCTTCACCGCCGCCGCGCAGCGCCTCGGGATGACCCAGCCGGCGCTGTCCCGCGCGATCCGGGTGCTGGAGGACGAGGTCGGCACGGCGTTGTTCACCCGCGGGCGCCAGGGGGCGGAGCTCACCGCCGCGGGGCACCTGCTCGCCGAGGAGGGCCGTGGGATCGACGAGCACGCCCGCGCGGCGATCACCCGCGTGGCCCGGCTCGGCCAGGACGGTCCCCGGCTCCGGGTGACGGCGCGCGCCTGCGACGTGGACACGCTCCAGCGGCTCGTCGACTCCTACAACGAGCAGCATGAACCGGCGGCGGTGGCGGCGGTGGCCGACTGGCCGGTGCAGGCGGACGAGCTGCGCACGGGCGCGGCCGACGTGGGCCTGCTGCGCGTCCCGTTCGACGCCCGCGGCCTGGACAGCGACCCGGTCCGCGTCGACGAGCGGGTCGCGCTGCTGCCGGCAGCACACCCGCTGGCCGGTCTGGACAAGATCGACCGGGCCGAGCTGGCGGGCGAGGCGTTCCCGCGATGGCGGGACTCCTCCGCGGCGGAGACGGCGTACTGGACGGGCACCGACCTCGTGGAGTACGAGTGGCGGCCGGGCCCGTGGGTGCGCAACGGCGCGGAGTACGCGGGGGCGGTGCGGCTCGGTCAGGCGGTCGGTTTCGTGCCCGCCACGATGCTGCCGGAGCTGCCGCTCACCGGCGTCGCCGTGGCACGGGTGACCGGGCTGTCACCCAGCGAGCTGCACGTCGTGTGGGCGGCCACGGCGACCTCCCGGGACGTGGCGCGGTTCGTGCGGCACGCGCAGCTCACGGGAGCGTGA
- a CDS encoding SDR family NAD(P)-dependent oxidoreductase: protein MTQKAIVTAGTRGLGFAVARELSQRDYEVTIIGRHAERGKEAAGEIGARFVQADLSVLAEVRALGRRLADEGPWQLLVNNVGGMWSARWETADGIEASFAVNHLSPLLLTEALLDALRAGGPSRIVDVTSSSIQAALLVGTPTYREIEEPGEYYGMAVSGRAKLAHLAYNRELAERLRGSGVAVLAADPGPAATPNAAEMTPEILPPALRPQWEQIREACRRPVAEAARSIVFAATEPLESGLVIGPDCTPSTELTAALTRELIAAARALTERVLG from the coding sequence ATGACGCAGAAGGCAATCGTGACGGCAGGAACCCGCGGGCTCGGATTCGCGGTGGCGCGGGAACTGTCCCAGCGCGACTACGAGGTGACGATCATCGGGCGGCACGCGGAACGCGGGAAGGAGGCCGCGGGGGAGATCGGTGCCCGGTTCGTCCAGGCCGACCTCTCGGTGCTGGCCGAGGTGCGGGCGCTCGGCCGGCGGCTGGCCGACGAGGGTCCGTGGCAGCTGCTGGTGAACAACGTGGGCGGGATGTGGTCGGCGCGGTGGGAGACCGCGGACGGTATCGAGGCGAGCTTCGCGGTCAACCACCTGTCACCGCTGCTGCTCACCGAGGCACTGCTCGACGCGCTGCGGGCGGGCGGCCCGAGCCGGATCGTGGACGTCACGTCGTCGTCGATCCAGGCCGCGCTGCTCGTCGGCACGCCGACCTACCGGGAGATCGAGGAGCCCGGCGAGTACTACGGCATGGCGGTGTCCGGGCGCGCCAAGCTCGCGCACCTGGCCTACAACCGGGAACTGGCCGAGCGGTTGCGCGGCAGCGGTGTCGCGGTGCTCGCGGCCGATCCCGGCCCCGCGGCGACCCCGAACGCGGCCGAGATGACACCGGAGATCCTGCCGCCGGCGCTGCGGCCGCAGTGGGAGCAGATCCGCGAGGCGTGCCGGCGGCCGGTCGCCGAAGCGGCGCGCTCGATCGTGTTCGCCGCGACCGAGCCGCTGGAGAGCGGGCTGGTGATCGGCCCGGACTGCACCCCGTCCACGGAGCTGACAGCCGCGCTGACCCGCGAGCTGATCGCGGCGGCCCGTGCGCTCACCGAGCGGGTGCTGGGCTAG
- a CDS encoding AAA family ATPase yields the protein MGITDDERTLARGLAADLRRIVQAAALVVDEDSPAEELIGRIAGYLGVGFRQVVLVAQEFPPWEHANVHRGVAAYLAERGGDPDWFGITGANRTNEELTGMLTAARRHGAYELGAVDMATVAVGPEEAVEVIQFGLVATTAPDGAPVIVALRGPNVQHGPLAVSRVEVLARDHTTAGVVRDRIEQFTRAHDVLRGKVLAFGSSEYRGNELLTFLPRPELTAEQVVLPPGVLPTIEDHIVGIAEHADRLRAAGQHLKRGLLLHGPPGTGKTHTVRYLMSRLSGSTVIILTGAAMRFISKAAELARRLQPSILVVEDVDLVAEDRTTPHGGGPLLFSLLDAMDGIGADADVTFVLTTNRPEALEAALRDRPGRVDLAVEIPRPDAEGRRKLLELYARGVDLRADLEPVIAETEGVTASFIKELLRRAVLHEVRAGADGERLRVGGEALSAALRDMQDSRNSLTRSLLGS from the coding sequence ATGGGGATCACAGATGACGAACGCACCCTGGCCCGGGGGCTCGCCGCGGACCTGCGGAGGATCGTTCAGGCGGCCGCTCTCGTCGTCGACGAGGACAGCCCGGCGGAGGAGCTGATCGGCCGGATCGCGGGATACCTCGGTGTCGGGTTCCGCCAGGTCGTGCTGGTCGCGCAGGAGTTCCCGCCGTGGGAACACGCGAACGTCCACCGTGGGGTGGCGGCCTACCTCGCCGAACGCGGCGGCGATCCGGACTGGTTCGGCATCACCGGGGCGAACCGGACGAACGAGGAACTGACCGGGATGCTGACGGCGGCGCGGCGGCACGGCGCGTACGAACTCGGCGCGGTCGACATGGCGACCGTCGCGGTCGGACCGGAGGAGGCCGTCGAGGTCATCCAGTTCGGCCTGGTCGCGACCACCGCCCCGGACGGCGCGCCGGTGATCGTCGCGCTGCGCGGGCCGAACGTGCAGCACGGGCCGCTGGCGGTGTCGCGCGTCGAGGTCCTGGCCCGCGACCACACCACCGCGGGTGTGGTGCGCGACCGCATCGAGCAGTTCACCCGTGCGCACGACGTGCTGCGCGGGAAGGTCCTGGCGTTCGGCAGCAGCGAGTACCGGGGCAACGAGCTGCTGACGTTCCTGCCGCGGCCGGAGCTGACCGCCGAGCAGGTGGTGCTGCCCCCGGGCGTGCTGCCGACCATCGAGGACCACATCGTCGGCATCGCCGAGCACGCCGACCGGCTGCGGGCCGCTGGTCAGCACCTCAAGCGCGGGCTGCTGCTGCACGGCCCGCCGGGCACCGGCAAGACGCACACCGTGCGGTACCTGATGAGCCGGCTGTCCGGCAGCACGGTGATCATCCTGACCGGCGCGGCGATGCGGTTCATCAGCAAGGCGGCCGAGCTGGCCCGGCGGTTGCAGCCGTCGATCCTGGTGGTCGAGGACGTCGACCTGGTCGCCGAGGACCGCACCACGCCCCACGGTGGCGGCCCCCTGCTGTTCAGCCTGCTCGACGCGATGGACGGGATCGGGGCGGACGCGGACGTCACGTTCGTGTTGACGACCAACCGGCCGGAGGCGCTGGAGGCGGCGTTGCGGGACCGGCCCGGGCGGGTCGATCTCGCGGTGGAGATCCCGCGACCGGACGCCGAGGGGCGGCGGAAGCTGCTGGAGCTGTACGCGCGCGGCGTGGATCTGCGGGCCGACCTGGAGCCGGTGATCGCCGAGACGGAGGGCGTGACGGCGTCGTTCATCAAGGAGCTGCTGCGCCGCGCGGTGCTGCACGAGGTGCGGGCCGGCGCGGACGGCGAGCGGTTGCGGGTGGGCGGGGAAGCGCTGTCGGCCGCGTTGCGGGACATGCAGGATTCGCGGAACTCGCTGACCAGGTCGTTGCTCGGCAGCTGA
- a CDS encoding ATP-binding cassette domain-containing protein — MTLAIQADGLVKRFGSTTALNGVDLEVPTGKVVGVLGPNGAGKTTMVRILATLARPDAGHATVGGYDVVRDAVRVRGLIGLTGQYASVDEDLSGTENLVLLGRLLGLSRAGAKARAAELLEQFELSDAAGRAAKTYSGGMRRRLDLAASLVGRPKLLYLDEPTTGLDPHARNEVWQVVRRLVDDGATVLLTTQYLDEADQLADTITVIDHGRVVAEGRPDELKRRVGGQTMQVRPSARGDFEAVARILTELTGAEPARDHDVGLLTAPVGDPVLLSTVVRKLDEAGITADELALRLPSLDEVFLALTGKPAEETAPERSLV, encoded by the coding sequence ATGACCTTGGCGATCCAGGCGGACGGCCTGGTGAAACGGTTCGGTTCCACCACCGCCCTGAACGGGGTCGACCTGGAGGTGCCCACCGGCAAGGTGGTCGGCGTGCTCGGCCCGAACGGCGCCGGCAAGACCACGATGGTGCGGATCCTGGCCACCCTGGCGCGGCCGGACGCCGGGCACGCGACCGTCGGCGGCTACGACGTGGTGCGCGACGCGGTGCGGGTGCGCGGCCTGATCGGGCTGACCGGCCAGTACGCCTCGGTGGACGAGGACCTGTCCGGGACGGAGAACCTGGTGCTGCTGGGCCGCCTGCTCGGGCTGAGCCGGGCCGGCGCGAAGGCTCGCGCGGCCGAGCTGCTGGAGCAGTTCGAGCTGAGCGACGCCGCCGGGCGCGCCGCGAAGACGTACTCGGGTGGCATGCGGCGGCGGCTGGACCTCGCGGCCAGCCTGGTCGGGCGCCCGAAGCTGCTCTACCTGGACGAGCCCACCACCGGCCTGGACCCGCACGCGCGCAACGAGGTGTGGCAGGTCGTGCGGCGGCTCGTCGACGACGGCGCGACGGTGCTGCTGACGACGCAGTACCTCGACGAGGCCGATCAGCTCGCCGACACGATCACGGTGATCGACCACGGCCGGGTCGTCGCGGAGGGCCGCCCGGACGAGCTCAAACGCCGCGTCGGCGGGCAGACCATGCAGGTCCGGCCGAGTGCCCGAGGTGACTTCGAGGCGGTGGCGCGGATCCTGACCGAGCTGACCGGGGCCGAACCCGCCCGCGACCACGACGTCGGGCTGCTCACCGCGCCCGTGGGCGATCCGGTCCTGTTGTCCACAGTGGTCCGCAAACTGGACGAGGCCGGCATCACCGCCGACGAACTGGCACTGCGCCTGCCCAGCCTGGACGAGGTCTTCCTGGCGCTGACCGGAAAACCGGCCGAGGAGACCGCACCCGAAAGGAGCCTGGTGTGA
- a CDS encoding antibiotic biosynthesis monooxygenase family protein, producing the protein MAVVKINAIEVPEGSGPELEKRFANRAHSVDGQPGFLGFELLRPVAGDNRYFVYTKWESEEAYQAWAGGAAKEAHAGQSARPVASGANLLEFEVVPLD; encoded by the coding sequence ATGGCAGTCGTGAAGATCAACGCGATCGAGGTCCCCGAAGGTTCAGGCCCCGAACTGGAGAAGCGGTTCGCCAACCGCGCCCACTCGGTGGACGGGCAGCCCGGCTTCCTCGGCTTCGAGCTGCTGCGCCCGGTCGCCGGGGACAACCGCTACTTCGTCTACACGAAGTGGGAGTCCGAGGAGGCGTACCAGGCGTGGGCCGGTGGCGCGGCCAAGGAGGCGCACGCCGGGCAGAGCGCACGTCCGGTGGCCAGCGGGGCGAACCTGCTGGAGTTCGAGGTCGTCCCGCTCGACTGA